From the Archangium lipolyticum genome, the window AAGGTGGGCTGCCCCACGCCATATTCTCCCGTGGCGGGAGACGCGTCCTCGTCGGTGGGGCTCGCCTCGAGCGCCGCCATGTCCTCGGAGGTCTGCCACGGCATCTCCATCGCCGGGGCCGCTTCCGCGGCGGGCTCGGGCGTGGCCTCGAGGTCGGAGACGTCGAACGTGGGAGTCTCGTCGGCCGCGCCGGGCGGGGGGTTCTCCGCCTGGACGTCGTTCACGTCCAGCGTGGACACGAGGGGGCGGGGTTCCGGGTACGCGGGCAGCGCGTACGACGCGGTGATCTCCATCCGGTAGCTCGGATCCTCGAGCAGGGCGAGGTCCGGATCGTCCGCGTGGGAGGACGTGGAGGCGCCCGGCTCCATGTCCACCGCGAGCGGCGCGGAGGCCCATTCGTCCGCGACAGGCGCCGAGGGCTCCTGGGCGAGTACCGGCTCGGGCGCGGAGATGGGCTCCGCGGTGAGCAGCGGCTCGGCCGGGAGCATGTCGGCCTCGGACTCGATCAGCTCGATGTCGGAGGCACTCACCTCGATGGTCCGGTTGGGCGTCAGTGGCACCTCGGCCACGGGCGGCTCGGAGGCGGGAGCGGGCTGCGCCAGGTCGGAGTTGAGCGAGGAGAAGTCATCCTCGCCCAGCTCGATGGGCCCCGAGGAATCCGCCGGAGGCGTGGCCGCGAGCACCGGCTGCCGCTGCGTGAGCGAGGCCGTCGAGGGAGCGGTGACGTCGTTCCAGTCGCTCATGTCGACCGACTCGGGAACGCTCTCGGGGATGGGGATGGCCTCGCTCACGGGCGAGACGTCGGTGTCGGACACCTCGAAGACGTCGTCGGTGGCGGGCTCCGCCGCGTCGAGTGGCTCGGGCTCCGGCTCCGGCTCGGAAGCGGTGGGCTCGAGGGGCTCCGGGGTGGGCTCGGGCTCGGCCCAGGGCGCCGGCTCGCTCAGCGCGGGGATGTCGAGGTTCTCGCTCTCGAGGCTGATCTTGACCGGATCCGGCATCGGATGCGGCTGCTGCGGCACGTACCCGGGCACCACCGGATGGGCGGCGGCCGGTGGCTGCGCGTAGCTGGGGGCGTCCTGCTGCGGCTCGGCCGGGTAGGGCTGACCCTGCGGGGACGCGTAGGGATCCTGGCCCTGGTGGGGGTCGTAGCCCTGGGCGGGGTAGGCGTACCACTGGCCATCGGCGCCGTAATAGCCCTGGGGCTGCGCGTAGGGATCCTGGCCCTGGTGGGGGTCGTAGCCCTGGGCGGGGTAGGCGTACCACTGGCCATCGGCGCCGTAGTAGCCCTGGGGCTGCTGGGCGTAGGCCTGGTTGGGATCGTAGGCCTGGTTGGGGTCGTAGGCCTGGTTGGGGTCGTAGGCCTGGTTGGGATCGTAGCCCGCGGGGTAGGCGTACCACTGGCCATCGGCGCCGTAGTAGCCCTGGGGCTGCTGGGCGTAGGCCTGGTTGGGGTCGTAGGCCTGATGGGGATCGTAACCCTGGTGGGGGTCGTAGCCCTGGGCGGGGTAGGCGTACCACTGGCCATCGGCGCCGTAGTAGCCCTGGGGCTGCTGCGCTGGGTCCATGGCCACGGCGGACTCCTGGGCAGGCGTTCCCTGGTCACCCAGGGACCCACGCAGCTCGTTCCAACGAGCTTCCTCCGCGGGGGAAATATTTCCCCGCGTCCGCTTCTCGTCCAGGAAGCGAAACTCCCTCATCGCCGCACGCGTGTCGGACATCCATCACCTCGCTGCGGGTCCTGGGCCGGAGCTTCAGCCGCAGCGCCTGAAGCCAAATAAAATTCCGCGCGAGTCTAGGAGACTCAGGAGGAGGGGTAAACTTCGCGGACGCGGATTCAGCCCGCCCGTTACCTCCGCGAGAGAGCGGCCTTCACGGCGGCCTCCAGTTCGGGGACCCCTCGGCCATAGCGCTGTTGGAGGGCCTGCTCGAAGGGGGTGCCCTGGCCTACCTCGCGGATGAGGCCGAGCAGCCGGGTGGGCCCTCCCTCGCCCAGCAGCTCCCGGACGGCCACGGCCGAGGTGCCATAGGCGAGGGCGGGGTCGCTCTGGTGGATGAGGGCCTGCCCGGCCATCTGGGACAGGCGGGGGAGCTGGCCGGACTGAGCCGCGGCGCGCAGGCGGGTGGCCAGCGCGTAGGGCGGCTTGTCGCTGCCCAGGTAGCGCCACTCGACGTACTCGGCCAGGCCCTCGTTGAGCCAGATGGGGACGTGCTGGCCGCCAGCGGCGGCGCGGACGAGGTCATCCACCACGGAGTGCACGTACTCGTGGACGAGGGTGGCCTTGGTCTGCTGGGTGAGCTCGGCGGCGTCGTTGATGCGGATGGCGCCATCCGAGTACAGCCCGGCCACGGCGCGAGCGAGGGCGGCGCCCTGGTGGGTGCGGAACTCCTCGCGGGTGTAGAGGATGACGTCGACGGGGGCCTCGCGCGCCTCGCCCAGCACCTGGCGCGTGTGGACGTAGGCCTCGTCGAGCGCGGAGACGATGCGGCCCTCGTACTCGGCGCGCTGGCCGAAGTCGCGCGCGTTGTTGAAGTACTTCACCACGAAGCGGTTGTTGGCGCGGGTGCGCATGCCGTCCTCGCCCATGCCGGACTCGTAGGCGAGGCCCGAGGAGCCCGAGGCCGGCTGGACGGAGCCCTTGCCGTCCTCGCCCGTGAAGCGGCGCTCGATGGCGAGGGCGGTGGCGCGTGACTGGTTCTCCTCGGCGGACTCACCGCGGGCCTTCTGCAGCAGGGCCCGGGCCTTGGCGGCCTCGGGCGAGCGTGGTGGCACCTTGCTCAGCGCGGCGATGGCGCCCTGGGGATCCTTGTCCTCCAGCATGAGCCGGCCCAGCTCCAGTCCGAAGTGGCCGTCCTTGGGGAAGCGCGTGAGTCCGCGGCGCAGGGCGTCCTCGGCGGCGCCGCGCTGGTCGGTGGCGAGCGCGGTGCGGGCCAGGCAGCGCAGCCCGGCGGCCGTCTCCTCGAAGAGCACGGCGCGCTCTCCGAGCGAGTACGCCATCACGGCGTCGGAGCCGGCGAGGGCCTCACAGCCCTTGAGGAGCGAGGAGGCGATGGTCCGGCGCTGGGGCGGTTCGTAGCCCTTGGGGTCCACGGAGGACCAGGCGAGGTACAGGTCTTCCCACGCGCGCTGGGTGGCGAGCTTCTGGGCCTGCGCGGGCGTCGGGGGAGGATTGGCGGAGAGCAGGGCGGCGAGGAGCAGGGCACGCATGGGGCGCAGTATGGCCGAGCCCCTGCCCCGGGACGAAGGGGGGCTTTCCGGAGGTAGAGTCCGGAGCGGACCGCCTCGGACCCTCTTTAAGGAGGCTCGCCATGTGTGTGCAGTCCCCAGGCCCTTGTCCTCGCGGGCGGGGATACCCCATTTCCGTGCTGCTCATGGTCGCCCTGATGGTGTTGCCCGGGTGTGCCACCGTTGAACCCAGGGCATCTCAGGGCTCGCCGTGGCCGTCCTTCACCGAAGTCGAGAGTAATGCCGATGGGGTCGGTGATGGGGAAGGTGACCTTGACCTGGACGAGAACGTCCCCGCGTTGGCGGGGAGCGTACCCAGAGCCCCGTTTCGTGCTCCCACGCGCCACCCGGCGGGTGGGGACGAGCCGTTGGAGGACTGGGGCGAGGGCTGGGCGGGGTGGCCCGACGGCGTAGGCGATGGCCGCCCTCACACCGTGCCCATGAGCGTGGACTACTTCCAGGGCTTCCTCGCGCACGTGGGTGTGCCCGCTGACGCACTGCCCGAGGATGGGCGCACCCTCTCCCCCGAGCAGGCCTTGCAACTGCTGCCGCACCTGCTCTCCACGCCGGTGACCCTGGGCAACTTCGCCCAGCGGCGCATGGCGGCCTGGCTGTTGCTGGAGGTGGCCACGGGTGAGCGGCCCGTGTCGCGCCAGGAACTGCACGCGCGCATGGACCGCTTCCACCGGCTGCTGGTGCTGCGGCCGGACGGCTACCTGGTGCTGGCAGTCACGGGCGAGGCCAGACAGAAGGTGGGCGAGGTGACGGTGGCCCAGGACGGCACGCTGCGCGCCGGCCGCTACGAGTTGGGCCCCTTCTACGCCATCGAGGACAGACGCCTGTGGCCGGTGGATGCGGCGCTGGAAGTACCACGGGGGGCACTACCCCTCGGTGCCTACGAGCCGGATGACGGCGTGCTGCTGCCCGCGTTGGAGGGGGCGGCCCTGGCGCTGGCGGACACGGTGGAGGGGCTCTACCGCGTCATCTTCCACCCCATCGAGACCGCGGAGGGTCTCGCCCAACTCCCGGGCGCGGTGCGCCAGTTGGTGCGCAACGCCCCCGAATATTGGGAGTCATTCCGGCACAAGCCCTCCGGCGAGCAGGTGCGGGGCGTGTCGCGCCTGGTCACCGGCGTGGTGCTGATGGTGGGCACCGCCGGGGAAGGCGCGGTACAGGCCGCCACGTGGGGGAGCAGGATGGGACGGCTCGCCGTGCCCGTTTTCTCGCTGACGGGAGATGGCGTGCTGGCGCTGCGGCTGGTGGCGGTGCCCGGCCGTGCCATCGCCGTGGCGGGTCAGGCGCTCAGCGCCACGTACGTGCTGCACATGGCCAGCGTGGGCGTGGCCGTGGCGGGTGGTAGTACCTGGACGCCGCCTGTGGGTGGACCGGGCCAGTGGGTGCCCAAGAACGAGCGTATGTCGGCCCGCTCACGCAAGTTCCAGAACAAGATAACGAGGGCGCCCGCAGGCTGGGTCTACCGCGTGCTCTTCGGTGGCGAGAGGGCGGACTTCGATGGCTTCGACGAGGGCATCCTGCTGGAGAGCAAGGGCCTCGGCTACGACAAGCACTTCGATGTGAACCTCGACCCCAAGCCTTATTTCAAGGGAGTCGATCGGCTCGTCAGACAGGCCGCACGGCAACTCCGGGTCGCCAACGGTACGCCCATCCGCTGGCATGTGGCGGAGCCCAGGATGGTTGCCATCCTGAGAAAGCTGTTCAAGGACGCGGAGATCAAGGGCATTGACGTGGTTCATACTCCGCCGTAGCCCTGAGCCATGTCACAGGTCATGGAGAGCTACTACGCTGCCGTCTATTGGGGCTGCCGCGTGGAGTCCGCTGAGGAGTGTGCACGGCGCGCGGAGACTTTCTTCCGCCTCCTTTCACAGTGCGATCCGGGCTACACCCGTTGGTTCGAGAAGGCCGACTCGCGCAAGAAGGCGCTGCAACTCCAGTTCGAGCCCACCGCCGAAACGTTCGTGCGCTTCTTCAAGCGGAGGGGCTACAAGCTCGGAAACGTCGGGTTCATCTTTGGAGCCTGGACGGGACATGAGGGCCGGGAGCGTGGAGGCATGACCAACTTCATCTGTGGTTCCGATGGAAGGGGCGCTCCGAACAGCTGCTTCCTCTATCTCCCTCGAGAGCAGCCAGGTGCGGAGCGAGTGCTCACCGCTCCCATGCTGACGGAGGTGATGCGCTCCATGGTGTTGGCCTGGGAACCGGACTGGGGAGTTGTCTCCTCCAGCGACTTCCGGGACAGCATGTCGCCGGAAGGAAATGCCGGCACGTTCGTGGGGTGGATGACGTACTTCTCGAGCCACCGCGGAGAAGTGCCACCCTTGCCGGAACCGGTGCGCGTGGAGCCGGTGGGAGAGAGTGGCTCGCTCGTTCAGCTCTCCCCCGAGCGCATCAGTGCCGCCAACCCCGAACACGTGAGCCTGGCCCGTCGCGTCCAGGATGTGCTGCTCTCAAAGGGCCTGCTCGAACCGATTTCGAGAGCCCCGGCGGGCTGATCAGGTCTCTTCCGCCACCTGCCAGCCGTTCTGGGACAGGCTGGCCATCAGCTCCTGGATCTGCCCGCGGCCGCGCGTCTCCAGCGTCACCTCGACCGCCACCTCGCCCAGGCCCGCCCGGGAGAAGGCACGGTTGTGGTAGATCTCCACCACGTTGGCGCCCTGCTGGGCGATCTCCGCGGTGAGCCGCGCGAGCATCCCCGGCCGGTCCGGCATGCGCACCACCAGCCGCACCAGTCGC encodes:
- a CDS encoding peptidase MA family metallohydrolase yields the protein MRALLLAALLSANPPPTPAQAQKLATQRAWEDLYLAWSSVDPKGYEPPQRRTIASSLLKGCEALAGSDAVMAYSLGERAVLFEETAAGLRCLARTALATDQRGAAEDALRRGLTRFPKDGHFGLELGRLMLEDKDPQGAIAALSKVPPRSPEAAKARALLQKARGESAEENQSRATALAIERRFTGEDGKGSVQPASGSSGLAYESGMGEDGMRTRANNRFVVKYFNNARDFGQRAEYEGRIVSALDEAYVHTRQVLGEAREAPVDVILYTREEFRTHQGAALARAVAGLYSDGAIRINDAAELTQQTKATLVHEYVHSVVDDLVRAAAGGQHVPIWLNEGLAEYVEWRYLGSDKPPYALATRLRAAAQSGQLPRLSQMAGQALIHQSDPALAYGTSAVAVRELLGEGGPTRLLGLIREVGQGTPFEQALQQRYGRGVPELEAAVKAALSRR
- a CDS encoding restriction endonuclease fold toxin 5 domain-containing protein; this encodes MSVDYFQGFLAHVGVPADALPEDGRTLSPEQALQLLPHLLSTPVTLGNFAQRRMAAWLLLEVATGERPVSRQELHARMDRFHRLLVLRPDGYLVLAVTGEARQKVGEVTVAQDGTLRAGRYELGPFYAIEDRRLWPVDAALEVPRGALPLGAYEPDDGVLLPALEGAALALADTVEGLYRVIFHPIETAEGLAQLPGAVRQLVRNAPEYWESFRHKPSGEQVRGVSRLVTGVVLMVGTAGEGAVQAATWGSRMGRLAVPVFSLTGDGVLALRLVAVPGRAIAVAGQALSATYVLHMASVGVAVAGGSTWTPPVGGPGQWVPKNERMSARSRKFQNKITRAPAGWVYRVLFGGERADFDGFDEGILLESKGLGYDKHFDVNLDPKPYFKGVDRLVRQAARQLRVANGTPIRWHVAEPRMVAILRKLFKDAEIKGIDVVHTPP
- a CDS encoding immunity 52 family protein is translated as MSQVMESYYAAVYWGCRVESAEECARRAETFFRLLSQCDPGYTRWFEKADSRKKALQLQFEPTAETFVRFFKRRGYKLGNVGFIFGAWTGHEGRERGGMTNFICGSDGRGAPNSCFLYLPREQPGAERVLTAPMLTEVMRSMVLAWEPDWGVVSSSDFRDSMSPEGNAGTFVGWMTYFSSHRGEVPPLPEPVRVEPVGESGSLVQLSPERISAANPEHVSLARRVQDVLLSKGLLEPISRAPAG